ACGAGACGCACATCCGTCATGCGCTGGCCGTCGAGGGGACCATGCGCCACTTCGCACGCAGGGCCGGCGCCGACGAGGACCTCTGGGGCGTCGTCGGCATTCTGCACGACATCGACTGGGAGATGACGTCCGACGCCCCCGAGCGCCACTGTCACCTGGCGCCGGAGCTGCTCCGCGAGGAGGGGATCGACGAGGACATCATCCACGCGGTCCAATCCCACGGCTACGGGATCTGCACGGATGTCGAGCCCTCCAACGACATGGAGCGGACCCTCTTCACCATCGACGAGCTCACGGGGCTGGTCATCACGGCCGGACTGGTGCGTCCCTCGCGCTCCCTCTCCGACCTGGAGCTCAAATCCGTCAAGAAGAAATGGAAGGACAAGGCGTTTGCGCGCGGGGTCAACCGGGAGATCATCAGTGCCGGCGCCGAACGGATGGGGCTGCCCCTCGACACGGTGATCGAGGAGACGATCCTGGCGCTCCGCCCCATCGAGAAGGACGTCGGCCTGTAGGGAGCTTGCGGAAGTAGGTCGGCCTGCAGGCGGGGGCGTCCTTCCGTAGCTTTGCCCTTGCCCGGGGCGGCGGGGGCGGGTAGTCTGTAAAAACTTTACGACAGATATCAATTATGACGAAGGGAACGATGTCGATGGCAGTCAGGATCGTTTTGGCGGACGACCACCCTCTGACGAGGGCGGGCATTGCGGAGTTTTTGCGGCGGGAGAGCTCGCTCGATCTCGTCGGGGAGGCGGAGGACGGGGTGAAGGCCTGGGAGATGATCCGGGAGCTCAAGCCCGACGTGGCCCTGCTGGACATCAGGATGCCGGGCATGGACGGCGTTTCGGTCGCGCAGAAGGTCAAGGCCGAGGGGCTTTCCACGGCCACCATCATGCTGACCTCCTACGATGCGCAGCAGTACGTCATGGCCTCGCTGCGCGCGGGGGCGCGGGGATTCGTCCTCAAGACCGTCAGCCCGAAGGAGCTCACCGCGGCAATCGCGACGGTCTCCAAGGGGGGGCTTTACCTGGACCCCGAGGTCGCCTCGGTCATGGGGGAGCGGGACTTCGACCCGGAGCAGCTCTCCGCGCGGGAGCGTGAGGTCCTCCTGCTGGCGGCCAAGGGGCTCTCCAGCAAGGAGGTCGCGAGCCGTCTCTTCATCAGCGAGCGCACGGTCCAGACCCACCTGGCCTCCATCTACGACAAGCTGGGCTCCAAGAACAAGACGGAGGCCCTGCTGCTGGCCCTCAAGTACGGGGTCGTCACCCTGGAGGAGCTCCTGGAGGACGAGAAGTAAGGGCCCCGCCTCATGCTGAAGCGGGTCCGCAAAACCGTTTTCAACTCGTTGAGGCCGAAGAACCACTTTCTGGCCTTTCTGTTGTGCGCCCTGATCCTGCCCTCCGTGGCCGTCGTCCTGCTGGCGGCCCTCGCCCTGGTCAGTCAGGAGAGGGCGATGGAGGCGGCCGTGCGGTCCTACGTCCAGGACCTGGCCGAGAGCACGGCCTATCGGCTGGGGTCGAACGTCCGGCTCTGGGAATTTCCGCTGGAGTACCTGGGGGACGCGGCTCGGTACAACATCTTCTGCTGGGGGCCGTCCAT
This genomic stretch from uncultured Fretibacterium sp. harbors:
- a CDS encoding HDIG domain-containing protein codes for the protein MRPDRETALRILRKHNKDETHIRHALAVEGTMRHFARRAGADEDLWGVVGILHDIDWEMTSDAPERHCHLAPELLREEGIDEDIIHAVQSHGYGICTDVEPSNDMERTLFTIDELTGLVITAGLVRPSRSLSDLELKSVKKKWKDKAFARGVNREIISAGAERMGLPLDTVIEETILALRPIEKDVGL
- a CDS encoding response regulator transcription factor, with translation MAVRIVLADDHPLTRAGIAEFLRRESSLDLVGEAEDGVKAWEMIRELKPDVALLDIRMPGMDGVSVAQKVKAEGLSTATIMLTSYDAQQYVMASLRAGARGFVLKTVSPKELTAAIATVSKGGLYLDPEVASVMGERDFDPEQLSAREREVLLLAAKGLSSKEVASRLFISERTVQTHLASIYDKLGSKNKTEALLLALKYGVVTLEELLEDEK